From Micromonospora auratinigra:
CCGACGCCCAGGTCCGCCGGGCGGCGGCGGTGCTGCCCCGGGCGGTGCCGCGCCCGGCGGTGTCGCTGCACCTGGCCGCGACCGACGGCTGGGTCTCGATGCCGCAGGGCTCCCCGCCGATCAGTCCCTTCTGGCCCGACCCGCTGGCCCCGGCCGGCGCCGACCTGTACGTCTTCGGGTTCCGCGACGTCACCGGCCTCTCCGCCACCGAGGTCACCGCCCAGCGCGGCAAGGCGCAGATCAGCGCCCCGCTGCTCGGCTTCGACCAGGAGACCGACATCAAGATCACGCTCAGCAACCTGGGCCTGTCCCAGCGGCCCGACCTGGTCGACGGGCACACCGTGCACTGGCACGGCTTCCGCAACGCCATCCCGCTCTTCGACGGGGTGCCCGAGCTGTCCATCTCGGTGCCGATCGGCCGGGAGTTCACCTACTTCTACCGGCCGCACGACGCCGGCACGTACATGTACCACTGCCACTTCGAGGACGTCGAGCACGTGCAGATGGGCATGACCGGCATCGTCTACGTCCGGCCGGCGCAGAACGCCGGCACCGCCGACGTGCCGCCCGCGAAGTACGCCTACAACGACGGCGACGGCACCACCCGCTACGACCGCGAGTTCGCGCTGATGCTCACCGAGGTGTGGGCCGAGGCGCACTACCGGGACGCGCACATCCAGACCACCGACTGGACCGACTACAAGCCGTCCTTCTTCGCCTTCAACGGGCGCTGCCACCCGGACACCCTGGCCCCCAACGGCGACCCGCTCAGCCCCGCCGCCGGGCGGCTGCGCTACCAGCCGATCTCCTCGCTGATCACGGCGAACGCCGGGGAACGGGTGCTGCTGCGGCTGGCCAACCTCGGCTACCAGAACCACACGCTCACCGTGGACGGCCTGGACCTGCTGGTGGTCGGCAAGGACGCC
This genomic window contains:
- a CDS encoding multicopper oxidase domain-containing protein — encoded protein: MTDPVRRPGISRRALLAGLTGAGTWAVLPESGSDAQVRRAAAVLPRAVPRPAVSLHLAATDGWVSMPQGSPPISPFWPDPLAPAGADLYVFGFRDVTGLSATEVTAQRGKAQISAPLLGFDQETDIKITLSNLGLSQRPDLVDGHTVHWHGFRNAIPLFDGVPELSISVPIGREFTYFYRPHDAGTYMYHCHFEDVEHVQMGMTGIVYVRPAQNAGTADVPPAKYAYNDGDGTTRYDREFALMLTEVWAEAHYRDAHIQTTDWTDYKPSFFAFNGRCHPDTLAPNGDPLSPAAGRLRYQPISSLITANAGERVLLRLANLGYQNHTLTVDGLDLLVVGKDAALLRGRDGSAEYQVTSTVQIGPGESRDVILTAPDPGTYLLYDRDLMSLANAGGGRGGQLTEIRISPPGTLPAQTRANA